A region of Rhizobium grahamii DNA encodes the following proteins:
- the msrP gene encoding protein-methionine-sulfoxide reductase catalytic subunit MsrP has protein sequence MPAYRPPKIASSEITPQQVYLRRREFLGAATLGAMALYGAGKASAAALSVIESKYKVDEKATSLKDITTYNNFYEFGLDKGDPAALSGNFKPLPWTIKVDGMVNKPGTFDVEALMKEFPIENRTYRMRCVEAWSMVIPWDGFPLASLLDKVEPLGSAKYVAFETVVRPDEMPGQKGIFQSLDWPYVEGLRLDEARHPLTLLAVGLYGQTLPNQNGAPIRLVVPWKYGFKGIKSIVRITLTDKEPKNTWQVTNSQEYGFYANVNPEVDHPRWSQASERRIGESGFFGASRHPTLPFNGYADEVASLYSGMDLRKNF, from the coding sequence ATGCCAGCCTATCGCCCACCCAAGATCGCATCTTCGGAGATCACGCCACAGCAGGTCTATCTCAGACGCCGCGAGTTCCTCGGCGCCGCCACGCTGGGCGCTATGGCGCTCTACGGAGCCGGCAAGGCCAGCGCCGCGGCTCTCTCTGTCATCGAGAGCAAATACAAGGTCGATGAGAAGGCGACGTCGCTAAAGGACATCACGACCTACAACAATTTCTACGAATTCGGGCTCGACAAAGGCGACCCCGCCGCGCTCTCGGGAAACTTCAAGCCCCTGCCCTGGACGATCAAGGTCGATGGCATGGTCAACAAGCCGGGCACCTTCGATGTGGAAGCCTTGATGAAGGAATTCCCGATCGAGAACCGCACCTATCGCATGCGCTGTGTCGAAGCGTGGTCGATGGTCATTCCGTGGGACGGCTTTCCGCTTGCCTCCCTGCTCGACAAGGTGGAGCCGCTGGGGAGCGCGAAATACGTCGCCTTCGAGACCGTCGTACGACCGGACGAAATGCCGGGGCAGAAAGGCATCTTCCAATCGCTCGACTGGCCTTATGTCGAAGGTCTGCGGCTCGACGAGGCACGCCATCCACTCACGCTGCTCGCCGTCGGCCTCTACGGCCAGACGCTCCCCAATCAGAATGGTGCGCCGATCCGGCTGGTCGTGCCGTGGAAATACGGCTTCAAGGGTATCAAGTCGATCGTCCGGATCACCCTGACCGACAAGGAGCCGAAGAACACCTGGCAGGTAACCAACTCGCAGGAGTACGGCTTCTACGCCAACGTCAACCCGGAGGTCGATCATCCGCGCTGGAGCCAGGCGAGCGAGCGGCGTATCGGTGAAAGCGGCTTCTTCGGTGCCAGCCGTCATCCAACGTTGCCGTTCAACGGATATGCCGACGAGGTCGCCAGCCTCTACAGCGGCATGGATCTGCGGAAGAATTTCTGA
- the ilvD gene encoding dihydroxy-acid dehydratase — translation MPAYRSRTTTHGRNMAGARGLWRATGMKDSDFGKPIIAVVNSFTQFVPGHVHLKDLGQLVAREIEAAGGVAKEFNTIAVDDGIAMGHDGMLYSLPSRELIADSVEYMVNAHCADAMVCISNCDKITPGMLMASLRLNIPTVFVSGGPMEAGKVVLHGKKVALDLVDAMVAAADDKISDEDVAVIERSACPTCGSCSGMFTANSMNCLTEALGLSLPGNGSTLATHSDRKELFLEAGRRVVELARRYYEQDDLTALPRTIASKGAFENAMALDIAMGGSTNTVLHILAAAHEGEIDFTMDDIDRLSRRVPCLSKVAPAKADVHMEDVHRAGGIMAILGELDRAGLLNVDLPTVHAATMREALAQWDVAVTDNKAAFDLFSAAPGGVPTQVAFSQSSRWEELDLDREKGVIRDAQHPFSKDGGLAVLKGNLALDGCIVKTAGVDESILKFSGPAKVYESQDAAVKAILSNEVVAGDVVVIRYEGPKGGPGMQEMLYPTSYLKSKGLGKACALITDGRFSGGTSGLSIGHASPEAANGGTIGLVRDGDMIDIDIPNRTISLRVDDKELATRRAAQEEKGWHPAEVRKRNVTTALKAYAAFATSADRGAVRDLGGR, via the coding sequence ATGCCAGCCTATCGTTCCAGAACCACGACCCACGGCCGCAATATGGCGGGTGCGCGCGGCCTTTGGCGCGCAACGGGCATGAAGGATTCGGACTTCGGCAAGCCGATTATTGCGGTGGTGAACTCCTTCACCCAGTTCGTGCCCGGCCACGTCCACCTCAAGGATCTCGGCCAGCTCGTCGCCCGCGAAATCGAAGCAGCAGGCGGTGTCGCCAAGGAGTTCAACACGATCGCCGTCGACGACGGTATCGCCATGGGCCATGACGGCATGCTCTACTCGCTGCCGTCGCGCGAACTCATCGCCGACAGCGTCGAGTACATGGTCAACGCCCACTGCGCCGACGCCATGGTCTGCATCTCCAACTGCGACAAGATCACGCCCGGCATGTTGATGGCCTCGCTCCGCCTCAATATTCCGACGGTCTTCGTCTCCGGCGGCCCGATGGAAGCCGGCAAGGTTGTCCTGCATGGCAAGAAGGTCGCGCTCGACCTCGTCGATGCCATGGTCGCTGCCGCCGACGACAAGATCAGCGATGAAGATGTTGCCGTCATCGAGCGCTCGGCCTGCCCGACCTGCGGCTCGTGCTCCGGCATGTTCACGGCAAACTCGATGAACTGTCTGACCGAAGCCTTGGGCTTGTCCTTGCCTGGAAACGGCTCCACGCTCGCCACCCATTCCGACCGCAAGGAACTCTTCCTTGAAGCCGGTCGTCGCGTCGTCGAACTTGCCCGCCGTTATTACGAACAGGACGATCTGACCGCTCTGCCGCGCACCATTGCCAGCAAGGGCGCGTTTGAGAACGCCATGGCGCTTGACATCGCCATGGGCGGCTCGACCAACACCGTCCTGCACATTCTGGCAGCCGCTCATGAGGGCGAAATCGATTTCACCATGGACGACATCGATCGTCTGTCGCGTCGCGTTCCCTGCCTGTCGAAGGTCGCGCCTGCCAAGGCCGACGTTCACATGGAAGACGTTCACCGCGCAGGCGGTATCATGGCGATCCTCGGCGAGCTCGATCGTGCCGGCCTGCTGAATGTCGACCTGCCGACCGTCCATGCTGCGACCATGCGCGAAGCACTGGCCCAATGGGATGTCGCGGTCACCGACAACAAGGCTGCCTTCGATCTCTTCAGCGCCGCACCGGGTGGCGTTCCGACGCAGGTTGCCTTCAGCCAGAGCTCTCGCTGGGAAGAACTCGACCTCGACCGCGAGAAGGGTGTTATCCGCGATGCACAGCATCCGTTCTCGAAGGATGGCGGCCTCGCCGTTCTGAAGGGCAACCTCGCGCTCGACGGCTGCATCGTGAAGACCGCAGGTGTCGACGAATCGATCCTGAAATTTTCAGGCCCGGCCAAGGTCTATGAGAGCCAGGACGCGGCCGTAAAGGCGATCCTGTCGAATGAAGTCGTCGCCGGCGATGTTGTGGTGATCCGTTACGAAGGTCCGAAGGGCGGTCCGGGCATGCAGGAAATGCTCTATCCGACCAGCTACCTGAAGTCGAAGGGCCTCGGCAAGGCTTGCGCGCTGATCACCGACGGTCGCTTCTCCGGTGGTACGTCGGGTCTTTCTATCGGCCATGCCTCGCCTGAGGCGGCCAATGGCGGCACGATCGGCCTTGTTCGCGATGGCGACATGATCGACATCGATATCCCGAACCGGACCATCAGCCTGCGGGTCGATGACAAGGAGCTGGCCACGCGCCGTGCCGCTCAGGAGGAGAAGGGCTGGCATCCGGCCGAAGTCCGCAAGCGCAACGTCACGACCGCGCTGAAAGCCTATGCCGCCTTTGCAACCAGCGCCGACCGTGGCGCTGTGCGTGACCTCGGCGGTCGCTGA